In Flavivirga abyssicola, the following are encoded in one genomic region:
- a CDS encoding metallophosphoesterase — translation MDTKYRIVLTLVIMFIFSACATYKPQFNTANTNPSFPDKDIMHSFYLIGDAGNSSLGTSSKALQSFKEALSKASKNSTALFLGDNIYPKGLPKKEDEGRAFAEHQLNIQTAAVEGFKGETVFIPGNHDWYNNGLKGLKRQEKYVEKKLGKHTFLPENGCPIEKVKISDDIVMILVDSEWYLTDWNKHPTINDDCEIKTRTKFFDEFESEIKKARGKTTIVALHHPMFTNGSHGGQYSFKSHMKPIPVLGTLKNLIRKTGGVTIVDVQNKMYNEFRKRIITLSQENDKVVFVSGHDHNLQYIVQDNLPQIVSGSGSKEMAVRNVGNGQFSYSTQGYARLDVFKDGSSHVRFYSAEDNTVVFQTQVLEAEEIKTIKDYKDNTEKEVMASVYSEEETTKGGAYKMFWGKRYRDEFSTKVKAPTVRLDTLFGGLTPVRKGGGHQSKSLRLKDAKGREYVMRALRKNAIQYIQSVGFKDQYIEGQFNDSYTEGLLLDIFTGSHPYAPFTIGTLSDAVGVYHTNPVLYYVPKQSTLGQFNNEFGNELYMIEERASSGHGDKASFGFSDELISTDDLLKELKEDEDHVLDEAAYIRARLFDMLIGDWDRHEDQWRWAEFKEKGKKIYRPVPRDRDQAFSIMADGTLLGLATTIVPSLRLLHSYEEELKSPKWFNLEPYPLDMTLINQSDKSVWDAQVKYIVENLTDAIIDKAFLNFPPEVSKENIKDIKRKLKGRRSNLQTISDTYYDHISKFAVIKGTDKDDWFEIERMPQGNTKVTAYRIKDGKKADVFHQRTYTCVNTQEIWIYGLDDDDTFEIFGGGNKLIKIRLIGGQNNDTYNIKNGKRVNIYDYKSKANTFTTNKGRKQLTDDYETNVYDYKKLKNSSNQLMPTLGSNPDDGLKIGFSNTLTNYGFMRNPFTSKHIVSGAYYFATQGFDFGYNGEFAKVVGNMNLNLQAQFTSPNYAINFFGFGNNTPNPEADENDGLDVGLDYNRVKLQTLKFSPSLVWRGRLGASFKIGLLYESYEVEETEGRFINDQFIGDNTEIDNDYYGIDAKYHYENYDNEAFPTLGMMIALQTGYKNNLEESKGFAYLIPEIAFDYKLIPSGQLVLATKLKGHINFGDEFEFYQGANIGANNGLRGYRNERFTGKSSFVQSTDIRLNLRKVKTGLLPLNIGFYGGVDYGRIWVDNDFLLNPNDHSDDWNTSIGGGIFANAADMVTLNLSVFNSDDGLRLAFKMGFGF, via the coding sequence ATGGATACTAAATATAGAATAGTCCTAACTTTAGTCATCATGTTTATATTCAGCGCTTGTGCTACATATAAACCACAATTTAATACTGCGAATACAAACCCTTCTTTTCCGGATAAGGACATTATGCATTCGTTTTATTTAATTGGAGATGCTGGTAATTCATCTTTAGGAACATCCTCGAAAGCACTACAATCATTTAAAGAAGCTTTAAGTAAAGCTTCAAAAAACAGCACAGCACTTTTTTTAGGAGATAATATCTATCCAAAAGGGTTACCAAAAAAAGAAGATGAAGGGAGAGCGTTTGCTGAACATCAACTAAATATTCAAACAGCAGCAGTAGAAGGTTTTAAAGGAGAAACAGTTTTCATCCCAGGAAACCATGATTGGTACAACAACGGATTAAAAGGGCTTAAAAGACAAGAGAAATATGTTGAAAAAAAACTAGGTAAGCATACATTTCTGCCAGAAAATGGATGCCCTATTGAAAAAGTAAAGATATCTGATGATATCGTTATGATTTTGGTCGATTCTGAATGGTATTTAACCGACTGGAATAAACATCCGACAATAAATGACGATTGCGAAATAAAAACCCGAACCAAGTTTTTTGATGAATTTGAAAGTGAAATAAAGAAAGCAAGAGGAAAAACAACCATTGTTGCTTTACACCACCCTATGTTTACTAATGGCTCTCATGGTGGACAGTATTCTTTTAAAAGCCATATGAAACCTATTCCTGTTTTAGGAACCCTTAAAAATTTAATCCGTAAAACAGGAGGAGTAACGATTGTAGATGTGCAAAATAAGATGTATAATGAATTTAGAAAACGCATCATAACATTATCTCAGGAAAATGATAAAGTTGTTTTTGTATCTGGACACGATCACAACTTACAGTACATCGTTCAAGATAATTTACCTCAAATAGTAAGCGGATCTGGCTCTAAAGAAATGGCAGTTCGCAATGTTGGAAATGGTCAATTTTCCTATAGTACCCAAGGGTATGCAAGACTAGATGTGTTTAAAGATGGCTCATCCCATGTTCGCTTTTATTCTGCAGAAGATAATACTGTTGTGTTTCAAACACAGGTTTTAGAAGCAGAGGAAATAAAAACAATTAAAGATTACAAGGATAATACTGAAAAAGAAGTAATGGCCTCTGTTTATTCTGAAGAAGAAACAACCAAAGGAGGTGCTTATAAAATGTTTTGGGGTAAACGCTATCGTGATGAATTTAGTACAAAAGTTAAAGCGCCTACAGTAAGGCTCGATACACTTTTTGGCGGGTTAACCCCAGTTAGAAAAGGAGGCGGACATCAATCAAAATCTTTACGATTGAAAGATGCCAAAGGGAGGGAGTATGTTATGAGAGCACTTCGTAAAAATGCCATTCAATATATACAATCGGTGGGATTTAAAGATCAGTATATAGAAGGTCAGTTTAATGATTCCTATACCGAAGGGCTTCTACTAGATATTTTTACAGGATCACATCCTTATGCGCCTTTTACAATAGGAACGCTCTCTGATGCCGTTGGTGTTTATCATACAAATCCAGTGCTTTATTATGTGCCGAAGCAATCAACCTTAGGTCAATTTAATAATGAGTTTGGAAACGAACTTTATATGATTGAAGAGCGCGCAAGTTCTGGTCATGGTGATAAAGCTAGTTTTGGTTTTTCAGACGAACTCATAAGCACAGACGATTTACTAAAGGAATTAAAAGAAGATGAAGACCATGTTTTAGATGAAGCTGCTTACATAAGAGCACGCTTATTCGATATGCTGATTGGTGATTGGGACAGACACGAAGATCAATGGCGTTGGGCAGAATTTAAAGAAAAAGGTAAAAAAATATATCGTCCGGTTCCAAGAGACCGTGATCAGGCGTTTTCTATTATGGCAGATGGGACTTTACTCGGTTTAGCAACGACCATAGTACCTTCGTTACGTTTATTACATAGTTACGAAGAAGAATTAAAAAGCCCAAAATGGTTCAATTTAGAACCTTACCCTTTAGATATGACTTTAATTAATCAATCCGATAAAAGTGTTTGGGATGCTCAAGTAAAGTATATTGTAGAGAATCTAACAGATGCTATAATTGACAAAGCATTTTTAAATTTCCCACCCGAAGTTAGCAAGGAAAACATAAAAGACATTAAGCGTAAACTTAAAGGGAGACGTTCTAACCTGCAAACGATTTCTGATACCTATTATGACCATATAAGTAAGTTCGCCGTTATTAAAGGAACAGATAAAGACGATTGGTTTGAAATAGAACGTATGCCTCAGGGAAATACTAAAGTAACAGCTTATAGAATTAAAGATGGGAAAAAAGCAGATGTATTTCATCAAAGGACTTATACCTGTGTTAATACGCAAGAAATATGGATTTATGGTTTGGATGATGATGATACATTTGAAATTTTTGGAGGAGGTAATAAGCTTATAAAAATACGATTAATAGGAGGCCAGAATAATGATACTTATAATATTAAAAACGGTAAGCGTGTCAATATTTATGATTACAAATCCAAAGCGAACACATTCACTACAAATAAAGGGCGAAAACAACTTACAGACGATTACGAAACAAATGTTTATGATTATAAAAAGCTGAAAAATAGTAGCAATCAATTAATGCCGACTTTAGGGTCTAATCCAGATGATGGACTTAAAATAGGGTTTTCTAATACCTTAACTAATTACGGTTTTATGCGTAATCCTTTTACATCCAAACACATTGTTTCCGGAGCCTATTATTTTGCAACACAAGGATTCGATTTTGGATATAATGGGGAATTTGCAAAAGTTGTTGGGAATATGAATTTAAATTTACAGGCTCAATTCACAAGTCCTAATTATGCTATTAACTTCTTTGGATTTGGTAACAACACACCAAACCCGGAAGCAGACGAAAATGATGGTCTAGATGTAGGTTTAGATTATAATCGTGTGAAATTGCAAACCCTAAAATTTTCACCATCATTAGTTTGGAGAGGTCGTTTAGGCGCTAGTTTTAAAATTGGATTATTATATGAATCTTATGAGGTAGAAGAAACAGAAGGACGGTTTATAAACGATCAATTTATTGGAGATAATACAGAAATTGATAATGATTATTATGGTATTGATGCTAAATATCATTATGAGAATTACGATAATGAAGCATTTCCAACATTAGGTATGATGATAGCACTTCAAACAGGATATAAAAATAATCTGGAGGAATCAAAAGGTTTTGCATATCTAATTCCAGAAATAGCCTTCGATTATAAGTTAATACCTAGCGGACAATTAGTATTAGCAACAAAGTTGAAAGGGCATATTAATTTTGGGGATGAATTTGAGTTTTATCAAGGTGCTAATATTGGAGCTAATAATGGTTTAAGAGGGTATAGAAATGAACGATTTACAGGTAAAAGCTCTTTTGTTCAAAGTACAGATATCCGATTAAATTTACGCAAAGTAAAAACAGGATTATTGCCTTTAAATATTGGGTTTTATGGAGGCGTGGATTATGGACGCATTTGGGTTGATAATGATTTCTTGTTAAACCCAAATGATCATTCAGATGATTGGAACACGTCTATTGGTGGTGGTATTTTTGCTAATGCAGCAGATATGGTTACCTTAAATCTATCGGTATTTAATAGTGATGATGGTCTGCGTTTAGCTTTTAAAATGGGCTTTGGGTTTTAA
- a CDS encoding DUF1697 domain-containing protein: MKTYIALLRGINVSGQKKIPMAELRDLLTNSGLEHVQTYIQSGNVIFKSTEQDIQKLELKIHETIKMHFGFEVPILIKTPEGLQKVFDDCPFPEEKKTNSYFTLLYTIPDKDLVKEAAKLSYPNEEFVIMNSCIYFYCSTGYGKAKYSNNFFERKLKTTSTARNYKTMLKLLELSSDGA; encoded by the coding sequence GTGAAAACATACATAGCACTTTTAAGAGGTATTAATGTTAGCGGACAAAAAAAGATCCCAATGGCAGAGCTAAGGGATTTACTAACTAACTCTGGATTAGAACATGTACAGACCTACATCCAAAGTGGGAATGTGATTTTTAAGTCAACCGAACAAGACATTCAAAAACTGGAATTAAAAATACACGAGACTATCAAAATGCATTTTGGTTTTGAAGTCCCGATTCTTATTAAAACCCCAGAAGGTTTGCAGAAAGTCTTTGATGATTGTCCATTTCCAGAAGAGAAAAAAACAAACAGCTATTTTACATTATTATATACCATTCCAGATAAAGATTTAGTAAAAGAAGCTGCAAAATTATCGTACCCAAATGAAGAGTTCGTTATAATGAATAGCTGTATTTATTTTTACTGTTCCACAGGTTACGGAAAAGCGAAATACAGTAATAATTTTTTTGAACGTAAACTAAAAACAACATCAACAGCAAGAAACTATAAAACGATGCTAAAGCTTTTAGAGTTATCTTCAGATGGGGCTTAA
- a CDS encoding geranylgeranylglycerol-phosphate geranylgeranyltransferase: MLNRKQKHILLKFFSLFSVVRGYNILIIVIAQYLTSIYILAHNKPLKQVIFDLNLFMIVLASAVTIAGGYIINNFYDSEKDLINRPIKSRLDRLVSQNTKLSFYFVLNFLAAIMASYVSFKAVVFFSIYIFGIWFYSHKLKKQPFIGNLTSAILTITPFFAIFMYYKNFETVIFVHAMFLFLIISMRELTKDLENIKGDLVQNYKTIPIAYGERVSKLMLTVLSILTLIPTYLLLFKYEVGHMYLYFYLSTLLLLGFQVLLWKSKTKTHYLILHNTLKFIIVLGVFSILLIDITIVLHRI, from the coding sequence ATGTTAAACAGAAAGCAAAAACATATCCTACTTAAGTTTTTTAGCTTATTTTCTGTTGTAAGAGGTTATAATATTTTAATTATTGTTATTGCGCAATACTTAACATCTATCTACATCCTAGCTCATAATAAACCATTAAAACAGGTTATTTTTGATCTTAATTTATTTATGATTGTTTTAGCTTCTGCGGTTACTATAGCGGGAGGCTACATTATAAATAACTTTTATGATTCGGAGAAAGATTTAATCAATAGACCCATAAAATCGAGATTAGACAGATTAGTAAGTCAAAACACAAAACTCTCTTTTTATTTTGTTTTAAATTTTTTAGCAGCCATTATGGCTAGCTATGTTTCCTTTAAGGCTGTTGTGTTCTTTTCTATTTATATTTTTGGTATTTGGTTTTATTCCCATAAGTTAAAAAAACAACCATTTATTGGTAATCTAACATCAGCTATTTTAACCATTACACCGTTTTTTGCCATTTTTATGTACTATAAAAACTTCGAAACGGTCATTTTTGTACACGCTATGTTTTTGTTTTTAATTATTTCTATGCGAGAACTCACAAAAGATTTGGAAAATATAAAAGGTGATTTAGTTCAGAATTATAAAACCATTCCAATTGCTTATGGTGAAAGAGTGTCTAAATTGATGTTAACCGTATTGTCTATTTTAACATTAATTCCAACTTATTTATTATTGTTTAAGTATGAAGTAGGGCATATGTATTTATATTTTTACTTAAGCACATTATTATTACTTGGGTTTCAGGTATTGCTTTGGAAGTCAAAAACAAAGACTCATTATCTTATTCTCCACAATACGTTAAAATTTATTATTGTGTTAGGGGTTTTTAGTATTTTGTTGATTGATATTACAATTGTATTACATAGAATTTAA
- a CDS encoding BaiN/RdsA family NAD(P)/FAD-dependent oxidoreductase: protein MRTYDVIIVGGGAAGFFAAITIAELNPSLKVAILERGKEGLQKVKISGGGRCNVTHAEFIPSELVQNYPRGEKELLGPFHQFMTGDTMEWFEKRGVPLKIEDDGRMFPESNSSQTIIDCFLKEAQENGVGVLYNHSVKFIKKKQDLWELETTEGQFTSKKVLITTGSNPKIWNLLEDLGHSISQPVPSLFTFDIKDARIKDIPGVVAQNVEIKVVDSHLESEGPVLITHVGMSAPAILKLSAFGALELAKRDYKFQIKINFIKRSFKECLDDLKEFKQEFAKKTVFKFTQYELPKRLWQQLVLASQISMTTTWADINKQQLDALALQLTEAVFKVTGKSTFKEEFVTAGGIDLKEVNFKTFESKLCEGMYFAGEILNIDAITGGFNFQNAWTGAYIAARSIVN from the coding sequence ATGAGAACATACGACGTTATTATTGTTGGAGGAGGCGCAGCAGGTTTTTTTGCAGCCATTACTATTGCTGAGTTAAACCCGAGTTTAAAAGTAGCGATTTTAGAACGAGGAAAAGAGGGGCTACAAAAGGTCAAAATATCTGGAGGTGGCCGATGTAATGTAACGCATGCAGAGTTTATACCTTCAGAATTAGTACAAAACTATCCAAGAGGTGAAAAAGAATTATTAGGCCCTTTTCATCAGTTTATGACAGGTGATACCATGGAGTGGTTCGAAAAACGTGGCGTCCCGTTAAAAATTGAAGACGACGGACGGATGTTCCCAGAATCAAATTCATCACAAACCATTATTGATTGTTTTTTGAAGGAGGCGCAAGAGAATGGTGTAGGAGTCTTATACAATCATTCGGTAAAGTTTATTAAAAAGAAACAAGACCTATGGGAGTTAGAAACAACAGAAGGTCAATTTACTTCAAAAAAAGTACTAATAACAACAGGTAGCAATCCAAAAATATGGAATCTTTTGGAGGACTTGGGACATTCTATTTCACAGCCCGTACCTTCGCTTTTTACTTTCGATATCAAAGATGCCCGAATTAAAGATATCCCAGGGGTTGTGGCTCAAAATGTAGAAATTAAAGTTGTTGATAGCCATTTAGAGTCAGAAGGTCCAGTACTCATTACGCATGTGGGAATGAGTGCTCCAGCAATTTTAAAACTTTCAGCATTTGGAGCTTTAGAATTGGCAAAACGCGATTATAAGTTTCAAATTAAAATCAATTTTATAAAACGATCCTTTAAAGAATGTTTAGACGATTTGAAGGAATTCAAACAAGAGTTCGCGAAAAAGACCGTATTTAAATTTACACAATACGAATTACCTAAAAGGTTATGGCAACAGTTAGTATTAGCATCCCAAATTTCAATGACTACGACTTGGGCAGATATAAACAAACAACAATTGGACGCTTTAGCATTGCAGCTAACAGAAGCTGTATTTAAAGTGACAGGTAAAAGTACTTTTAAAGAAGAATTTGTTACTGCTGGAGGCATCGATTTAAAAGAAGTTAATTTTAAAACCTTCGAAAGTAAACTTTGTGAAGGTATGTACTTTGCTGGTGAAATTTTAAATATAGACGCTATTACAGGAGGGTTTAATTTTCAGAATGCCTGGACAGGTGCTTATATTGCGGCAAGATCTATTGTTAATTAG
- a CDS encoding type II toxin-antitoxin system RelE/ParE family toxin yields the protein MEENYRFSDEAKLELHRALCYFKLMQKDDVFMDDLISQLRLISSMPTAFQIRYKSVRILGFNKFNYSIHYRIKEGGDILIYHILNQKQDF from the coding sequence ATGGAAGAAAATTATAGGTTTTCGGATGAAGCTAAACTAGAACTTCACAGAGCGTTGTGCTATTTTAAGTTGATGCAGAAAGATGATGTCTTTATGGATGACCTAATTAGTCAATTAAGACTTATTTCTTCAATGCCTACTGCATTTCAAATTAGATATAAAAGCGTTAGAATTCTTGGATTCAATAAATTTAATTACTCAATTCATTACAGAATTAAAGAGGGTGGTGACATTTTAATCTATCACATACTTAATCAAAAGCAAGATTTTTAA
- a CDS encoding mevalonate kinase family protein: MKGPLFYSKILLFGEYGIIKDSKGLSIPYNFYNGALKTDENPSDTAIESNESLKHFVDYLEAIDSELVTFDIALLKQHVNAGMYFDSSIPQGYGVGSSGALVAAIYDKYAQNKITVLENLTREKLLKLKAIFSAMESFFHGKSSGLDPLNSYLSIPILINSKDNIEATGIPSQKNEGKNAVFLLDSGIIGETAPMVSIFMENMKQEGFRNMLKDQFIKHTDACIDDFLNGNIKSLFKNTKRLSKVVLNHFKPMIPQQFHELWKKGIETNEYYLKLCGSGGGGYILGFTEDIDRAKQALSDYKLEVVYNF; the protein is encoded by the coding sequence ATGAAAGGACCCTTATTTTACTCAAAAATATTACTCTTCGGAGAGTATGGAATCATTAAAGATTCTAAAGGGTTGTCCATCCCTTATAATTTTTACAATGGTGCTTTAAAGACAGATGAAAACCCTTCAGATACAGCCATTGAATCGAATGAAAGTTTAAAGCATTTTGTTGATTATTTAGAAGCTATTGATTCTGAATTAGTAACGTTTGATATAGCATTGCTAAAACAACATGTTAACGCCGGTATGTATTTCGATTCTTCTATCCCTCAAGGTTACGGTGTTGGAAGTAGTGGTGCTTTAGTCGCTGCCATATATGATAAATATGCTCAGAACAAAATCACGGTTTTAGAGAATTTAACACGTGAAAAGCTGTTGAAATTAAAAGCGATTTTTTCAGCAATGGAATCCTTTTTCCATGGGAAGTCGTCCGGATTAGATCCACTAAATAGTTATTTAAGTATCCCAATCCTTATCAATTCTAAAGACAATATTGAAGCCACAGGAATACCTTCGCAAAAGAATGAAGGTAAAAATGCAGTGTTTCTATTAGATAGTGGTATTATTGGAGAAACGGCACCAATGGTGAGCATTTTTATGGAAAATATGAAGCAAGAAGGTTTCCGTAATATGCTTAAAGATCAGTTTATAAAGCATACTGATGCGTGTATTGACGATTTTTTAAATGGAAATATCAAGTCGCTATTTAAGAATACAAAGCGTTTATCAAAAGTAGTCTTAAATCATTTTAAGCCTATGATTCCGCAGCAATTTCATGAACTTTGGAAAAAAGGTATTGAAACAAATGAATATTATTTAAAGCTTTGTGGTTCTGGCGGAGGTGGTTATATTCTAGGTTTCACCGAAGATATCGATAGAGCAAAGCAAGCGCTTAGTGACTATAAATTAGAAGTCGTATACAACTTCTAA
- a CDS encoding diphosphomevalonate/mevalonate 3,5-bisphosphate decarboxylase family protein — protein MQEVQFIPKTYTNSIEKGSFTWTSPSNIALVKYWGKKEHQIPENPSVSFTLDNCKTITTLGFTKKENRDDFSFDVFLDGDKKDDFKPKIETFFKRIEAYLPFLRTYHFKIETSNTFPHSSGIASSASGMSALAMCLMSIEKLLMESDSTLSIAERAINDDFFIQKASFLARLGSGSACRSLEGDLVVWGKHSEIDGSSDLFGIKYPFEVHENFKNYQDTILLVDKGEKQVSSTVGHNLMYGHPFAQERFKQAHKNLSNLINIFKEGDLDTFIEIVESEALTLHAMMMTSMPYFILMKPNSLEIINKIWSFRQATNSKVCFTLDAGANVHLLYPENECEQVCEFVKDELVAFCQKGQYINDKIGFGAKQL, from the coding sequence ATGCAAGAAGTACAATTTATCCCTAAAACCTATACAAATTCTATTGAAAAAGGAAGTTTTACATGGACATCGCCAAGTAATATTGCTTTAGTTAAATATTGGGGTAAAAAAGAACATCAAATTCCGGAGAACCCATCTGTTAGTTTTACGCTCGATAATTGTAAGACAATCACAACTTTGGGTTTTACTAAAAAAGAAAACCGAGATGATTTCTCTTTCGATGTTTTTCTAGATGGTGATAAAAAAGATGATTTTAAACCAAAAATTGAAACTTTTTTTAAGCGAATTGAAGCCTATTTACCATTTTTAAGAACCTATCATTTTAAGATTGAAACCTCTAATACGTTTCCACATAGTTCTGGTATAGCCTCTTCTGCAAGTGGTATGAGCGCATTGGCCATGTGCTTAATGAGTATAGAGAAGTTATTGATGGAATCTGATAGTACTTTAAGCATAGCCGAAAGAGCTATTAACGATGATTTTTTCATTCAAAAAGCATCTTTTTTAGCACGATTAGGTTCGGGAAGCGCCTGTAGGAGTTTAGAAGGTGATTTAGTAGTTTGGGGAAAACATAGCGAGATTGATGGGAGTTCAGATTTATTTGGTATAAAGTATCCATTTGAAGTGCATGAAAACTTTAAAAATTACCAGGATACTATTTTGTTGGTTGATAAAGGCGAAAAACAAGTAAGCAGTACTGTCGGTCATAATTTAATGTACGGCCACCCGTTTGCCCAAGAACGCTTTAAACAAGCTCATAAAAATTTATCAAACCTGATAAACATCTTTAAAGAAGGCGATTTAGACACCTTTATAGAAATCGTTGAAAGTGAGGCATTAACGCTTCATGCCATGATGATGACTAGCATGCCGTATTTTATTTTAATGAAACCAAATAGCTTAGAAATTATAAATAAAATTTGGTCATTTAGGCAAGCAACAAACTCAAAAGTCTGTTTTACACTGGATGCAGGGGCCAATGTACATCTTTTGTATCCTGAAAATGAATGTGAACAAGTTTGTGAATTTGTTAAGGATGAATTAGTTGCATTTTGTCAAAAAGGTCAGTATATTAACGATAAAATTGGATTTGGAGCAAAACAATTGTAA
- a CDS encoding pseudouridine synthase, protein MSKQQGGQRKGKTSPGGSKKDFKKSYVKGNAPFRKSDGQQNKKPSNPDEIRLNKYVANSGICSRREADVHIATGLVSVNGKVVTEMGYKVKIGDEVRYDGARINPEKKAYVLLNKPKGFATTTSEGKGRTVMDLVANATTSRIKPIGRLGRNSKGLLLFTNDDIIVDKFTNSKNGVARLFHIELNKNLKLEDLKKVQAGFKVEGKLITVEEISYIDGASKKEIGLKIKNTGNTIIRTIFDYLKYEIESLDCVAIGHLTKKDIPRGSWKHLTEQELNTLKML, encoded by the coding sequence ATGAGTAAACAACAAGGCGGACAAAGAAAAGGAAAGACTTCTCCTGGAGGTTCTAAAAAAGACTTCAAGAAAAGTTATGTGAAAGGAAATGCGCCTTTTAGAAAGAGTGATGGTCAGCAAAATAAAAAACCATCCAATCCTGACGAAATAAGATTAAATAAATACGTTGCCAATTCTGGAATATGTTCTCGTAGAGAGGCGGATGTTCATATTGCAACTGGTTTAGTTTCTGTGAATGGAAAAGTCGTTACAGAAATGGGTTATAAAGTTAAGATAGGCGATGAGGTTCGTTATGACGGTGCTCGCATTAACCCAGAAAAGAAAGCCTATGTATTGCTTAATAAACCAAAGGGGTTTGCAACGACAACTAGTGAAGGGAAAGGTAGAACGGTAATGGACTTAGTTGCTAATGCGACAACCTCTCGCATAAAACCAATTGGTCGTTTAGGTAGAAACTCTAAAGGCTTATTGTTGTTTACTAATGATGATATTATTGTAGATAAGTTTACTAACTCTAAAAACGGTGTAGCTCGCTTATTTCATATAGAATTGAATAAAAACTTAAAATTGGAGGACTTAAAAAAGGTTCAGGCAGGTTTTAAAGTGGAAGGGAAATTAATAACAGTTGAGGAAATTAGTTATATAGATGGTGCTTCAAAAAAAGAAATAGGCCTTAAAATTAAAAACACAGGAAATACTATCATTCGCACCATATTCGACTATTTAAAATATGAGATTGAAAGTTTAGATTGTGTTGCCATTGGTCACCTTACTAAAAAAGATATTCCCCGTGGTTCATGGAAGCATCTTACTGAGCAGGAATTGAATACCTTGAAGATGCTGTAG